GTGTGTGAGAGCCTCACAGATGAAGTACACGCTATACTTCGGTCGGCGCAGCTCCTGGATCAGATGCTCCACATTCTcctgcagagagacagacaggtgagagagagacaggtgagagacagacagacgagaggcaggtgagagacagacagacgagaggcaggtgagagacagacaggtgagagacaggcagatgagagagagacaggtgagagagagacaggtgagagacagacagacgagaggcaggtgagagacagacaggtgagagagagacaggtgagagacagacagacgagaggcaggtgagagacagacagacgagaggcaggtgagagacagacaggtgagagacaggcagatgagagagagacaggtgagagacagacaggtgagagacagacaggtgagagacagacaggtgagagagagacaggtgagagacagacagacgagaggcaggtgagagacagacagacgagaggcaggtgagagacagacaggtgagagacaggcagatgagagacagacagatgagagacagacagacagacaggtgagagacagacagacagacgagagacagacagacgagagacagacagacagacagacaggtgagagacagacagacagacaggtgagagagagacagacaggtgagagagagacagacgagagacagacagacagacagacaggtgagggacagacaggcagacgagagacagacagacaggtgagagagagacagacgagagacaggcagacagacagacgagagacagacagacagacagacaggtgagagagagacagacgagagacaggcagacagacagacgagagacagacaggtgagagacagacagacaggtgagagacagacagacaggtgagagacaaacgagagacaggcagacgagagacaggcagacagacaggtaagagacagacagacagacagacagaccgacgagagacagacaggtgagagacagacaaacgagagacagacaggtgagagacagacgagagacagacagacgagagacagacaggtgagagacagacgagagacaggtgagagacagacaggtgagagacagacaggtgagagacagacaggtgagagacagacaggtgagagacaggtgagagtcagacaggtgagagacagacaggtgagagacagacaggtgagagacaggtgagagacagacaggtgagagacaggtgagagacaggtgagagacaggtgagagacagacaggtgagagacagacaggtgagagacagacaggtgagagacaggtgagagacagacaggtgagagacaggtgagagacaggtgagagacagacagacgagagacagacagacgagagacagacagacaggtgagagacagacaggtgagagacagacaggtgagagacagacaggtgagagacaggtgagagtcagacaggtgagagacagacaggtgagagacagacaggtgagagacaggtgagagacagacaggtgagagacaggtgagagacaggtgagagacaggtgagagacagacagacgagagacagacagacgagagacagacagacagacaggtgagagacagacaggtgagagacagacaggtgagagacagacagacgagagacagacagacgagagacagacagacagacaggtgagagacagacaggtgagagacagacaggtgagagacagacaggtgagagacagacaggtgagagacagacaggtgagagacagacaggtgagagacaggtgagagacagacaggtgagagacaggtgagagacaggtgagagacagacaggtgagagacaggtgagagacaggtgagagacaggtgagagacagacaggtgagagacagacaggtgagagacagacaggtgagagacagacaggtgagagacaggtgagagacaggtgagagacaggtgagagacagacaggtgagagacagacaggtaccTTGGTGGGTCTCAGGTAGCAGATGGCCTTCAGGTGTTTCATGATGTCTCTGTTCTGAGAGTCGATCCTTTCAAACAGGTAGACCTCCTTCTGGAGGATCTCTGACTGGGTGTAGACCACGCTGACGATACtggtctgcacacacacacacgcacacacgcacgcacgcacacgcacgcacacgcacacgcacacacacgcacacacacacacacgcacacgcacacacacacacgcacacacacacacacgcacgcacacacacacgcacacacacacgcacgcacacacacgcacacacacacacacacgcacacacacgcacacacgcacgcacacacacgcacacacacgcacacgcacacacacacacacacacgcacgcacacacacacacgcacacacacacacacacacacaggtattaatacatgcagtggagtcgaagtacaccatgtacctctgaactgtagaggagtagaagtacacaggaGCATCAAATGGAaacactcaagtaaagtacaagtacctcaaaatgttacttaagtacagtacttgagtaaatgcagTTACTTTACAGCTCTGGTATTTCCATAGAACTTCTTATTCCaccgaacatcagcaggacCTTCATcatgtacatatatatacattagATATAGTAATAAAGTGTATATAAGTACATATTACCGTCTCTTTATCCATCAGCAGGACCTTCATcatgtacatatatatacattagATATAGTAATAAAGTGTATATAAGTACATATTACCGTCTCTTTATCCATCAGCAGGACCTTCATcatgtacatatatatacattagATATAGTAATAAAGTGTATATAAGTACATATTACCGTCTCTTTATCCATCAGCAGGACCTTCATcatgtacatatatatacattagATATAGTAATAAAGTGTATATAAGTACATATTACCGTCTCTTTATCCATCAGCAGGACCTTCATCCCGGCTCCGCTGCTCTCGATCATCTTGCTGATGTACTGCTTCACTGCGAGAGTCACGTTCATGGTGGCggttaaacaacaacaacaaatcaataataatataaaCAACAATAACAGCTGTTTTTGTCTGATCGCAGTTTTTCTCTCaaagatcagctgagctgcgACAACAACACAGCTGCAGGGCTACTTCcgggtccgtgacgtcattaCGCCGCACGTACAGAGCTAGCGTAAAGACGTATTTACGTGAGttttgtgtgtttgtatatCATGAGCTGGATAAAGTAGAAAATAATAGTTACAAATACTCTTTAGAGTACAAAATAGTATTGTTTTAATATCATGCAAACAGTACTGACAtaaatgttattatttattGTATTACTACATTTAAATGTCGTTGTTTTTCTCCTGGGAAAGGTGTAGACTTTAACTTCATATTTTAACCctattgtttttttattctaATGTTGTTATAATTAACTATTGTTTATGCTTAGTACTAATTGTAAGAAATGCATTAATCTGCAAAGGAAGTAGTTATCATTGCTGtcaaatacaaatgtgtttAGAGATGTAgtaaaatacaaaaaacacaaCAGTGCTTATAGTGtatggaataataataataataataatacaacaatAGAGGAATAAATACTAACACCCATGCTAAATATAATAATAGATGTATCAGTAGAATAAGCAACCCTAAAATGAAGTAGCCTACATTACATCATGGTAGTAAATAATGCTCCTCATATTATCATTAGATAAATACTAAACGTAAACTACCCTCGAGCTCATGAACAAAATAACGTTGTAATAATAACGTTATTTTGAGACAACGATCACATTTACTTTGGATGTTAGCTAAGTTGCTATACTGGTTAACCACAGCTAGCATTGTGCAGCTAGCTTATCATCTTCTAACCTTTATAAATACAGTCTATGCTTCTAACTCATTCAATTTGATGTGTTTGTGAATTAATAACGTGGATACACTGgctagctggctaacattactgtAGATGCACACTGACGTTAACATTTATAATAATTATCAGTTAACTTGCAGATTTATCTTTTACTTGCAGATTTATTTTACTCTAGAAATCTGCCTAAGTAACAGAACAGAAGCCGATGCTAGCACACAGAGCTAATTGTATATCTTAGCTGCTAACAACTAAACCAAACCTGTTTATATGTCTTTACATTATTAGTAAACATGTTAAAGCTGACATGTAAGGGTTTGAATCACATAAAGGGGAAACCAGTCGTACTTTTCTCGGAATATGAAGTGTAATATTGTAACCTGACTTTAAAACGGGGGACAAGTTTAATTTTGTctcatgttagcatgctaatcaTTGTTAGCATCAGTTTAGATTCTCCATTAACGCTACGATTCACGTTGTTTGAGTCGTTTTTTCGGAAGACGAAGTCGTATTGTGTGTTTTTCGGCAGGAAAATGACAAAATAAGGAAGTttgatacttttattttattataattaaatcgatattAACGTTGTTTTGGTTGCAGACATATCCCTCCGCCTTCATTCGATTTAACAGGGCGGAGAGGAGGGGGAGTGGTGGAGGGATACATGTGCGCAAAGTAGACCCAACCGTGTGCTCTGTTTCAGCTATCATCTCTAGAATATAATACACAGTATAAATGAGCCCAGTTTCCTCATACATTCCTTCTATTCAAGTTGAAAACATGTTCTAACAAATATTAGTTGATAAAAAAAAGCCCAACCACGTATTTGCATAACAGGCATGAAATAATAGACCCTTCATATTTCCCCTTATAATCAATCTAAAGCTTCCGTTTTAAGGGAATGAGCTGCCAGCACCATGTAACTAAATAAAGTAAACCCTCTGGAGATATGTGATGTAGACTGTTtctttgcataaagcatattcaatTATCAAGAAAAATGCTCAAAGTGTACAATTCCTTCTGTTATTTTCAGACCATGTTTAACAAATTACCTCTAAGGTAAAGTGGTGGGGACAAACTTGGCCGTTTTTAAAAGTGGTGAGACATGTCCCCAGCTTTCTCATTGTTCCCAGTGCAAAGGACGCTAAGCTGCTTCAACAGAACGCGGAGGAGGGGCAGCGGCGGAGGGATACATCTGCGGAAAGTAGACCCCAACGTGTGCTCTGTTTCAGGCTaatagctaacagctaacatctCCATATACAGGTCATCTCCCAACACATGGACATCTCTGGTGATTTCTGGAGAAACGAGGCGTTTAAAGTGATTATTTTTCCGGAATAAGTATTTATTCTACAAATAGAAGGTGTGTTTAAGGTAAGCCGATTTATAATCTGCTGTTTAAAGAGAATATCAAAGCAAACGTTAGTGAAGTCAGTGAGTAGCTGCTAGGCTAgctgttagcatgctagctgtgATAGCTCAGTGTaaaaggagggagggggggtcaGCAGAAACATAACTGCAGTAAAATACAAAACTAACAGTTTGTTAAAACATCTTAAGTGAAGATAATACTCATGAAGTAAGTTTAAAGTCAGTTATATGTTAGCTTGCTCTGTAGCTACATTGTGTTTAGTGAGCTTTGAGtagcttagcatgctaactCTGTTGTTCTGATGTTATTGATCAGAAACACGTTAATAACGCAGCAAGAACTAATCTAAACTACTTTAGTTATTATTTACAGGGTTATAGATTCTTAtccttgtgaaagtgaattatgGTTTCACTTAAAGAACTGTCATACTACAATAGATTAAAGAGCTAAAGTGAAGCCTATTGTCATACAggctaataggttaaagagctaaagtgaagctaactgtcatacaggctaataggttaaagagctaAAGTGAAGCTAACTGTCATACAGGCTAATACGTTAAAGAGCTAAAGTGAAGCTAACTGTCATACAAGCTAATACTGGCTAATAGGTTAAAAAGCGAAAGTGAAGCTAACTGTCATACAGGCTAATAGATGAAAGAGCTCAAGTGAAGCCAACATTCATACAGGCTAATAGGTTAAAAAGCGAAAGTGAAGCTAACTGTCATACAGGTTAATAGATGAAAGAGCTCAAGTGAAGCCAACATTCATACTGGCTAATAGGTTAAAAAGCGAAAGTGAAGCTAACTGTCATACAGGTTAATAGATGAAAGAGCTCAAGTGAAGCCAACATTCATACAGGCTAATAGGTTAAAAAGCGAAAGTGAAGCTAACTGTCATACAGGTTAATAGGTGAAAGAGCTAAAGTGAAGCCAACATTCATACTGGCTAATAGGTTAAAAAGCGAAAGTGAAGCTAACTGTCATACAAGCTAATACTGGCTAATAGGTTAAAAAGCGAAAGTGAAGCTAACTGTCATACAGGCTAATAGATGAAAGAGCTCAAGTGAAGCCAACATTCATACTGGCTAATAGGTTAAAAAGCGAAAGTGAAGCTAACTGTCATACAggctaataggttaaagagctaAAGTGAAGCTAACTGTCATACAGGCTAATACTGGCTAATAGGTTAAAAAGCGAAAGTGAAGCTAACTGTCATACAGGCTAATAGGTTAAAAAGCGAAAGTGAAGCTAACTGTCATACAGCctaataggttaaagagctcAAGTGAAGCTAACATTCATACAGGCTAATAGATGAGAGAGCTAAAGTGAAGCTAACTCTCATACAGGCTAATAGGTTAAAAAGCGAAAGTGAAGCTAACTGTCATACAGGCTAATACAGTGGTtgtcaaatgggggtacgcggacccctaggggtacgttgcagtactgcagggggtacatgagatttattttaggttaatgaaaaaacaaaacattaatgcatttaaacaaactactaatagtagattaactactttattcaaaggtatacagaaactctggataataaaatgggacaaataaacggggtgctctcttttcctctccctctcctgacagcccgtcagtctcctgcagctcgctgaacctgtcatgagtgacccgacagtaaagaataaatatatgtataactagtttagctagttccagagcagatcaactagctaagtgtgttaggtctaacccttagtgtattttgctccgctcaccggtccgtcacagcgtaAGCTGGGCGTAAGCTGGGCGTGAGCTGGGCGTAAACTGGGCGTAACTCTACGTCCGACGTAGAACCGAAGGTGAAGACCAAACTAAAGTTATGACTAGTCACCACTTAGACTAAGCCCTGTATGTGCTGCGCCCGGGTGTAACTGTTACGCCTAGTATGGAGCAGGCGTGAATCGGAAAGACAGACTTGTATCCATAGTAACGTAAAACAGGCAAGAAGGATATTAACGATGGCAGggcgtcttgtttacatgtttaacaaTGAAAGGGCCTTAAGAAGAGTCTCAAGTTCTCCTTCTCCAGCTCAATTTTTTCGTGTTCCGCTCTCAATTTGACGGTCTCCACACGAGCGATGTCTTTCTCCGTCAGTTCCCGCTGTAGCTCTGaatccctctttctctttcgGGGTGTGGCCATTTGGGATTCCCCTCGAGTCATCGCTGTGGGTGTGGGActtccctcttctctgcggTCCTCTGAGTCTGTAAAATGGTAAAatggcgttgcttggcaacaatgACTGTTTTGCGTGTATTCACGTGGACGCGCATCTTAAGACCAGGCGCAGCTACGCCCGAGACTAGTCAGGCTTGGTGCACTCGGTGTAAACTCGAATGACTACGTCGGACGTAGCTAAGCCCGACGTTAGAGTTAAGCCCTACTTTTTtacgcccagctggtgcactccactccagcagctgatctgatctctcgcTCCCGTccagttatacttcactcgcgtttttgtccaaatctatcagatctagcgagttctagttaattatatgactgcctgcttatcaaaggacctaaacaataagcgttacTTGGCAAtggcgtgtggccgcaaagtatagcacagcattatgcatatgtttatatgaggggttaaaatcccatgctcataaaatgctcatatatttttttctcttcattccccacgccccaaaataaataaataaataaatagatataccaattttaggaaaagtaaggacgtttgagcagtgtgggttttatatgaacagagttaaacatatttcaaaacgtgaagtgtaataactgcagtttgcctccctgtcagaatgacaaagatcctcagtgaagctcaagcccatgtttcactacattaagtacaacttattaaaaagatcagttcaatgcaactaatgtcgtcttagtgttattgcatgatgttaaaattggtttgccatgaatttactgatggattgtaaacatttgaaatgtagcatttaagtgtttctcagttacaaggttgttgttttaataaatcagacactgatggtaaaaggctgtactgtacctctttatataggcatttttttcccctaacaaattgtttttgcgcTGGAGGTACTTGGcgaaatattattttcaaagggggtacattattgaaaaaagtttgagaaccactgggctaataggttaaagagctaAAGTGAAGCTAACTGTCATACAGGCTAACAAGTTAAAGAGCTAAAGTGAAGCTAACTGTCATACAGGCTAATACAggctaataggttaaagagctaacgtgaagctaactgtcatacaggcgaataggttaaagagctaaagtgaagctaactgtcatacaggctaatacaggctaataggttaaagagctaacgtgaagctaactgtcatacaggctaatacaggctaataggttaaagagctaACGTGAAGCTAACTGTCATACAGGCGAATAGGTTAAAGAGCTAAAGTGAAGCTAACTGTCATACAGGCTAATACGTTAAAGAGCTAAAGTGAAGCTAACTGTCATACAGGCTAATACTGGCTAATAGGTTAAAAAGCGAAAGTGAAGCTAACTGTCATACAGGCGAATAGGTTAAAGAGCTAACGTGAAGCTAAGAGCTAACGTGAAGCTAACTGTCATACAGGttaataggttaaagagctaACGTGAAGCTAACTGTAATACAGGttaataggttaaagagctaACGTGAAGCTAACTGTCATACAGGCTAATACAAGCTAATGGGTTAAAGAGCTAAAGTGAAGCTAAATGTCATACAGGCTAATAGGTTAAAAAGCTAACGTGAAGCTAACTGTCATACAggctaataggttaaagagctaacgtgaagctagctaataggttaaagagctaACGTGAAGCTAACTGTCATACAGGTTAATACAggctaataggttaaagagctaACGTGAAGCTAACTGTCATACAGGCTAATAGATGAAAGAGCTAAAGTGAAGCTAACGTGAAGCTAACTGTCATACAggctaataggttaaagagctaACGTGAAGATAACTGTCATAAAGGCTAATAGATGAAAGAGCTAAAGTGAAGCTAACTGTCATACAGGCTAATACAggctaataggttaaagagctaACGTGAAGATAACTGTCATAAAGGCTAATAGATGAAAGAGCTAAAGTGAAGCTAACTGTCATACAGGCTAATACAggctaataggttaaagagctaacgtgaagctaactgtcgtgggtgtcgtttttctcatactgataatctgaacaatctgtgctgttgtattttctgtaaagtgtctctactgtaggctattttttattataggtacagcactttggctccaccaaaaatcgtttataaatgtgctatataaataaaacttgatttgatttgaactgtcatacaggctaataggttaaagagctaaagtgaagctaactgtcatacaggctaataggttaaagagctaAAGTGAAGCTAACTGTCATACAGGCTAATAGATAAAAGAGCTAAATTGAAGCTAACTGTCATACAGGCTAATGGGTTAAAGAGCTAAAGTGAAGCTCACTGCCATACAggctaataggttaaagagctaAAGTAAAGCTAACTGTCATACAGGCTAATAGATGAAAGAGCTAAAGTAAAGCTAACTGTCATACAggctaataggttaaagagctaAAGTGAAGCTAACTGTCATACAGGCTAATAGATGAAAGAGCTAACGTGAAGCTAACTGTCATACAggctaataggttaaagagctaAAGTGAAGCTAACTGTCATACAGGCTAATAGATGAAAGAGCTAAAGTAAAGCTAACGTGAAGCTAACTGTCATACAGGCTAATAGATGAAAGAGCTAAAGTAAAGCTAACTGTCATACAggctaataggttaaagagctaAAGTGAAGCTAACTGTCATACAGGCTAATAGATGAAAGAGCTAAC
The DNA window shown above is from Pseudochaenichthys georgianus unplaced genomic scaffold, fPseGeo1.2 scaffold_1959_arrow_ctg1, whole genome shotgun sequence and carries:
- the vps45 gene encoding vacuolar protein sorting-associated protein 45 translates to MNVTLAVKQYISKMIESSGAGMKVLLMDKETTSIVSVVYTQSEILQKEVYLFERIDSQNRDIMKHLKAICYLRPTKENVEHLIQELRRPKYSVYFI